In the genome of Felis catus isolate Fca126 chromosome E1, F.catus_Fca126_mat1.0, whole genome shotgun sequence, the window TCTAAAGAAGATTGGGGGGTTCGGGGCAGCTGGGACACAGAACCTGTGGACCGAGACAGGTAGCACCATAGGAAGCCAAGTAAAGGGGAGCCTGgaaggaaggctttctggagaGAGCGCCCCTGCCTTCCTTGTAAATGACCCCGGGGCAGAGTGGCTTGTGTCCTTCCCCTAGACTGGGTAGGGGCAGGACTGCCCCCCCTCACCCACAAGAACTCtggttcctctctcccttctggaCTCCCCCACTCCAAAGCCAGGAGAGGAGCCGGATCCTGGAGGAACAGTGTGAGGCTCTCACGAAGCAAGCCCTCAACTGGGCTGAGGTCAGGGGGACAGAGCAGGACAGGAAGACCCGTGGAATCTGGAATGCCATGCGGAGTCTGTGAGCTAGGTCTTTGGGATTGGAAAGCTAGAAATGCGAGCTCTGCTGGAATCCAGGCGcctcctctcctgtctccccaACACACACGTGTGCTCAGCCCCATTCTTCATTTCAACAGCTTCGCTCCCCTCAGGCGGCTTCCCATCACACTCGAGTCTAAACAGGGCCCTCCATGATGGGCCCTCCGCTCCTCTGTGGCCTCTCACCTCTCACTTCCCCTCACCGCAAACAAGGCGGCCTTCCTGCTGGCTCGCAGACACCAACTCttcccagcctcagggcctttgcatgtacCCACTCTGCTGGAACTTTTACCAGACCCTTCTGATGGCCCACTTCTTTAAATGTCAGCTCAAATTAAGTcctcagagaaggcttccctgagCAGCCGGGTCCAGGCTCCTCTCACTTCAATCTCGTTTGTTGTCTGtgtcaccctccccccaccctccccccgcgGTAGAGTGAAAACAGGGATCTTGTCCATCTTGTCCACTACTGTGACCCCAGTGCCTAggccagtgcctggcatgtagtggGAGCTTAACAAACACTTGCTGAAGGATTGAACGAGGTAGGGGATGTTACTGTCGCCATTTGACTGGCCACGATCACCCAGCTGCTAGGAGCCTTCCGGCTTCAGATCCCAAGAATAGAGACTTCTGTCCAAGCCGCCATCTTTGGGCTGCTGCTATTAACATATGCTCTTGAAACAGGCCGAGccccctccaccttcctctcCTGCCCACGGTTGGAGCCCTGGGGTTCATGTGGTACCTGGAAATGGGGAGCTCTGGCCACAGAACAAGGAGCAGGAAGAGCGAGGAGTAGCAGATGGGAGAGTAGGTGGGGGTGCAGAGCACTGAGGCTCCAGGAGTCGGCAGCTACCTGCCCCCCAAGCCCAGagcccctgcaccccacccctgcctgtggTCCTACAGGGCTCTCCCTAAGGATTCCCCCATCTGGTGGGCAAGATTATCCTGcaagagaggcctcaggagactTTGTGGCACTCTTGGGGACGCAGGAAGCTCAGTCCAAGTAATGACAGCAGCAAATACTTCTTCGTAACTCACATGGACAAGGCATTGTCCTAAATGCTTTGTGCCTATGACCTTATTTCATGAACAACTCTGTGGTACGCGATTAGCTCCATCTGTTCAggtgaaactgaggcacagggttAGAGGTCACGTGACTAAAGATCACACgcataggaagaaaaaaagagtgaagatgCAAACGCAGGCACTATGGGTACCCAGAACGTACCCTTAGTCACTGCAGAAACATCTGGGCCTTTCTTTCCCTTGTGGCCCCTCAAGCTCTGGACCGCCGGGCCCAGCCAGGCTGAGATGTGAGGGAGTACCACGGGGACCAGAGGGCCTGGTCTCTCCCATCCCTGGCATTGCAGAGCAGAAGGTGGCCCCGTGGTGGCGGCCACTGCTGCCCCCGGGGAAAAGGCCCCCTGCTTGAACGTCGCTTGTGCCTTCTCCCCTTCAGCCTCAAGGCTGTCCTGGCTGGGAGCCCTCCGGACAACACGGTGGACCTGTCGGGCATCCCGCTGACCTCGCGGGACCTGGAGCGGGTGACCAGCTACCTGCAGCGCTGCGGGGAACAGGTGGACAGCGTGGAGCTGGGCTTCACCGGCCTCACGGACGACATGGTCCGGCAGCTGCTGCCGGCGCTCAGCGCCCTGCCCCGCCTCGCCACGCTGGCACTCAACGGCAACCGGCTGACGCGGGCCCTGCTGCGTGACCTCACCGACACCCTCAAGGACCCCAGCAAGTTCCCCCACGTCACGTGGATCGACCTGGGCAACAACGTGGACATCTTCTCGTTGCCCCAGCCCTTCCTGCTCAGCTTGCGCAAGCGATCCCCGAAGCAGGGCCACCTACCCACCATCCTGGAGCTGGGCGAGGGCCCGGGCAGTGGGGAGGAGGCCCGGGATGGGCCAGTGGGCCAGGAGGACCCTGGAGGCGGCCCTCAGGATCCTGCTGAAGACCATGAGGGCAGGGAGAACATAGGCAGAGTTCAGACATGACACAGACGTAGGGAGGCCTCCCCAGGGAGTCCTGGTGGAGTGAGATGACTGAGGCAGGCTAGGGGGCCCCACTAGGGGCCTCAGGCTGTCCCCCAAAATTGGCCAGGGCAGCCCCAGCCACGGGAGCCAGACTGTAGCATCTGAAAGGGGGTTGTGTAACACTTCTCTTTGGTCTCCACTGCCCCCTTGCTAATCTCCTCTGCTCCTGAGAAATCATCCTTGGCTCGAGAGGCAGATTTGTGGGAGCAGTCTGTTTGGAGATGCGGAAAGCTTGACCTAATGTAAGAACTCCCCCCCAGGAACGGAGTGCAGTTCTGGCCCTACATCTAACTTCCTATTTCCTGatagaaaatttttttcctattctgggAAGCAAACTCCAGCCAGATGCTACCCTGATAGCCCAGACGAGTGCCCCTGCTCAAGGCAGGTTGGAATCTTTACCCTCATGCCTGGCTGaaggtggggggttggggcacTGGCTGCCCAGAGACTCCCAAGAGCCTAGTCTCCATCTTGACTCCAGTAGGTTCTACCTCCTCCCTGTAAAGCCCTGGGGGCTCTAAGGAACCACTCCCAGTCTCCGCCTCCGTTTCTGAAGCCCGCACCTCCACTTGGGATTccagggccccaccccaggcccagctACCCCATACCCTTCAAGAGCATCCCAGAATGCCTACAAATACCGGCATGCATAAAAAGGCCCACCCAGAAACCCTACACCATAACCCCTGCCCCAAGCCAAAGTCTACCAGCCCTTCACTAGGGTTCAGTGTTGCTAGTGTGCAAGCCAGAGTACTGCCCCTTTAAAAGGATCTTAAGGGTCTTTCTCAGAATTTCTCAAAGTCCCCAAAGTAATTCGTGATATGGAGCACACTCCCAAAACCTATGGAGGACTccttaaaaaaacccaagaccATGAGATTAAACTTCAAACTCTTGGTGGATCTACTGCCTCCCAAAAGTAGAGGTTCCCAAGGAGAGGAAGCAAAGGTTTTTTTTCACCCTCTCTTCTTACTCAAGGCCTACAAGCCTTCTAGGCACAATAAGCCTAGACCCAAGGCATAGACTTCAAGTCCAGGGAGATAGGAAAACAGCCCTTTTAAGCTGGAAAAAAAGCCCATAGATGGTGACCAGACTGCTCGGGCAAATGGCAGACAGCTGGGAAGCACGGCCTGACAGGCCTCCAGCCTCATTGACAGGCAAGATCCCAACTCAGGAAGGCAGCAAGATGGGGGCGAGGTCAAGAACCAGACTATGGCACCTTGCCTGCCACTGCTCAAAGGTTGGACTAAGCGTAGTTTCAGGAGGTGGAGGCTGTGCAAAAGGACGTGGCCCAAGGGCAACAGACTGGAATCAAAGGTGTGGATGCCTTAAATGCTTTGGAACTTTCACCCTTAAAGTCTGAAGTTGTTACAGGAGAACAGCTTAGGCCGGACCATACAGATGTTGACAAATGCCAATACCCGGACTGCTCATATGTAACAGCAGTAATCAAACTTTtctccaaatacatttttaagaatcaATACTAAAAACCATCCTTTATTGTAGTACTGGTTTATTGTAATTGCATGGAAATGctaatttcaggaagaaataagCTTTAAGCTTAAGAACTCAGACCCTCACCCAACAGaatttatacaaaattaaaaagtgcaGAAAGCTCTTTGGGTAAGGGAGAACTAGAAATATATTTGTAACACTAGAAAACCAACAGTGACAAAAACACATTTGTTGGTTCAACTGCTGGTAACGGAACGGGCTCTGAATCTCAGCCTCAGGTAAGTACTGTTTCCACACCAACTACTGAAGTCTAGGTTTTCAGTCCAAGCTGATGGTGGTCACTGGTCCTCGCATGGCCGACCATTCTCTGGGAAGATAGCCTGCAAAGACACTAAGTATCAGTCTCACTCTCTACTCCGACCAACGGTTATTCATAGCATACACAGATATCTTCAGAAAACCACAGGTTCAACACTACACAATCTGCCGGTAATTCCAGCTATTTTTAGGCGATTTCATCATTTGATATCCTTTTTCTGCATATCAGTTTACACAAAATTAGCTTATTCATTCTACcacggagggggagggggcccttGTCCAGACAAAAGCTTACCTCTACTTGGGCTGAGCTGTGGCACCACCGGCTTCAACTCCACACTGCTGATCACTGATTTTCGACAACCCAGCACTCAAAACCTGGGGCAattcaggcacccctagacaggCAGCAGACACCAAAGACAAAACAGGTAGGTCTTATCAGGATAGCCTCAACTACAGCTCCCAAGTTCATCGTAATAGAAGTTCTTGGAAACATTCTGGAGATGCTTTTTTGTAAACTGAACCACAGAAGTCTAGAAGTTTTAAGTGGCTTCTTTGGATATCGTAACCTCCACTTAAGtcacatcagtttttaaaaatacttagttttaaagatagagagcaagcacgggcaggggaggggcagaaagagggagacagaatctgaagcaggctccaggttctgacctgtcagcacagagcccaacgcagggctggaactcaagaactgcgagagatcatgacctgaggccaagtcaggtgtttaaatgactgagccacccaggtgcccctagtcacATCATTTTAAAGATCCCAGACCTAAAGCTGCCATTTTAAAGGACGAGGAAAACAATCTCAGCAAATAAGCGATTTGCTCAGGATTATACAGCAGTGAGATGAAAAGGAAATTCCTGGGTTTCCTCTGCACTCAGCTCCACGACCACTATGAACCATCATCAGGATCTCAGAGATGTTGCCAATAAAGGTCAAGGGCTACACGGATACAAGGGATTAGGTTAACCGATAAAATTCCCACTATCTAACGGGAACTTCACCTAATGTAACAGGGAGGCTCACTCAACCACTAAACTTCTCCAGAGATCAAAACTCACCTCAAGGCAGGCCACTCATCACTCGAATCTTCAGCTGCTACGATCGGACACTGGCAACCTGggtgaatacagaaaataaaggtCACTGCTCAAACCAAGATCCGCCAGGACACCGGCAGCTGGGGAGGACTTGTTGACTGCAGTCAGCCAGGAACTGTTATCGTCAGTTATCGCTTCTGACGGCACTTCCTATAAGTGATTTCATCAGAGCAGTCAAgcacctccccactccccagtaCCACTCCAGAAACCTGGACACCACCTGGAAACAAGCCGTAATTGCTCCACAAACAACCAGGCCGTTGGCTGTTCTCAGCAACACATTGTGATGGTGCGGTGTCCAATGCACAACCTTACAAGTGTAAACTATCAGCCAATTCCACTGCATTTGAGCAACCAAAACGTTCCAAATTATAGCTCCAACCCCGCCCGGACTAGGTCCTACCTTAGGGCGGGATCCTGCTCCCGGCTGGCACATGGAGGGCGACGCGTGTCAAGGGCCAAGTCCTGGCGGTGATGTTCAATCACCCTGTCGAGGTTTCAGCGACTGCGGTCAGACAGGCATAAAAACCGTCAGTTGTCGATTCTGACTGCACTTCCTAATCTCATTATCATCGGGACAGTCGGCCAAGTTCTCCTCGTGGCCCCCATTACCAACCTCACCCGCGAAGCGCGCTCACGTGCAGGCCGACCCACACTTACTCACTTCTCCGGGGTTGGCGCGCTCCCCACGGCGGGTGCGGGGAGCGGGGGCTCGGCCTTCGGGGACCTCGGGTTCCTGGGACTGCAGCAGCCCTACGGGATAAACAGGCACGCGGCCCTTGAGCCTCGGTCCCCCGCGGCCCTGCGCGACTCTCCCCCCACTGACGCGCCCGCCACGAAGCCCGAGCCGCCCTCCACTCCCCACATAAGCCTCCCGAAACCTTCTTTGCAGAAACTAGGAAGCTTCTAGCTCATTTGCCCTTGCCGCCAGCTACTAAGCTAAATTACAAAGCCCGCTTACCTCCATAGCGACTCTAAGGGAAAGGTCGCTTTAGCTGCGTGCCTTGCCTTTAAGGAGTCGGAATATTCCATTCTTCACAAGAGGGAGGGTAATGCTGGCAAAGACTCACGGGAACTTCCAGCCATTTAACGATGCAGACTCCGCCCCACCACCCC includes:
- the LRRC75A gene encoding leucine-rich repeat-containing protein 75A isoform X2, yielding MGTRQTKGSLAERASPGAAPVPRRERPDFWASLLLRAGDKAGRAGAGAGLPPYHRRVGMVQELLRMVRQGRREEAGTLLQHLRQDLGMESTSLDDVLYRYASFRNLVDPITHDLIISLARYIHCPKPEGDALGATEKLCRQLTYHLSPHSQWRRHRGLVKRKPQACLKAVLAGSPPDNTVDLSGIPLTSRDLERVTSYLQRCGEQVDSVELGFTGLTDDMVRQLLPALSALPRLATLALNGNRLTRALLRDLTDTLKDPSKFPHVTWIDLGNNVDIFSLPQPFLLSLRKRSPKQGHLPTILELGEGPGSGEEARDGPVGQEDPGGGPQDPAEDHEGRENIGRVQT